CGCACCTCCAGCTCGTGGCTGGCGCCCAGGTGCGTACCGCGGGCCATCTGGGTCTGCACGGCCTTGACCACCGCCGGGTGGCAGTGGCCGAGGAAGAGGGCGCCGTGCCCCATCCAGTAATCGATGTACTCGTTGCCGTCGACGTCCCACTTGCGGGTGCCGCCAGCGCGGTCGACGTAGACGGGGAACGGCGTCAGGTGCCGGATGTCGTGGGTGATGCCACCGGGAATCACCTTCCGCGCGCGCTCGGCCAGCGCCGCCGACTTGGGATGCTTCGCCCGGTACGCGTCGTGGATGGTCATAGCGTCTCCATCATACCCGATCTGGCTTCGAGCCTGACCGCCGCGCGGCGGGCGCTGGCCGGCCGGGCGCGGCCAGCCGCAGCAGCTCGACGACCGCCGTGTGCGCCTCGAGGGGCAGGCCGTCCACGGTCGGCGTGCGGCGGCGGAGGACGCCGTCCACCGCCCCCGCGTCCACGCACGCCTCGATCAAACGCCGCTCGAGCGACGGCGTATGCAGGAGCGGCCGCCGCGCCAGCCGCTCGAGCGCCGCCACGATCCCGTAGGCGCCCCAGTTCGACGTCCCCGCCACGACCAGGTGATCGACGCCGACGACCGAGGCGATCCGCGCCATGAGCCGGCCCTCCCGCGAGAGCCGGCTGCGCACGTTGCCCATGCCGATCTCGTTGCCGCCGTCGCCGACCGCGATGGTGACGGGCCTCGCGCGCTGCGAGGGGCCTCGGCGGCCGCCACCTCCGACCAAAAACAACTCGTCGATAGGGCGGTTCCACGCCGCCACCGACTCGCCGCGGGCGCTCAGGTACTCGCCCGAACGCGCGCGGCCGGGCCGCTCGATCGCCACCAGGTGCGTCGGCCGCTCGCTGTCGAGCAGGGCCCCGGCCGCCCCGTCACCCTCGGGATAGATCTCGATGTCGACCGGCTCCTCGAGCGCCTTCAGCACGGCGCCGAGCGGCTCCACGACGGCGGGGTCGGTCACGTAGCGGACGGTCGCGCCGAGCCGCCGCAGCGCTCGTCCCAGCACCGCGGCCCCGGGCGGCCCATCGGTCTCGGGCAGGCCGGGCGGCACGCAGAAGCCGGTCGCGATCAGGACGTGGCGCGCGCCGCGCAGCGCGCGGGCGGCGGCCAGCGCCGCTCCCGGCGTGAAGAAGCTCCCGATCCCGCGGCCGCCGAGGTCGAGCGCCAGCACCTGATCGATCGCGTCCAGCCGGGACCGGGAGGCGGGCACGGTGGAGCACGCTATCACCGCGCCAGCTCGAAGAGCAAGACCTGGAACGGCGCCAGAGGATAGGTCCGCGGCTCGCCGCCGAAGCGCGGGTCGGCGCTGTCCAGCAACAGGCGCGATCCGGCCGGCTCCACCCAGGGCCGGCGCTCCGCGGTGAGGTTGGCGAAGAGCTGGACGGGGTCGCCCTCCGCGGAGGCACGGGTCACGGTGAGCACGGCGCCGCTCGGATCGAGGTCGACGCGCGTCCGCTCCTTGTTGCGCGCGCCCAGCGCCGGGTGCGCGCGCCGGAGCCCGAGCCAGGCCCGGTAGTAATCCCGCAGCGCGTGATGGCGCGGCGCCGCCGCCAGCGAGTGATTCAGCCGCGACCTGACGAACGTCAACGGCAGCGTCGGGTCGGGGATCGCGCCCTCCCATGCGAAGCGGCTGAACTCCGCCGCCCGACCCCGCCGGACGGCCTCGGCGAGCTCGGGGTCCAGAAAGGACGTGAAGAACTGGAAGGGCGCCGTCTCGCCATACTCCTCGCCCATGAAGAGGAGCGGCAGGGCCGGCGCCACCAGCATCAGGGCGGCCGCGAGCTTCAGCGCCTCGAACGGCACCAGCGCGCCGAGCCGCTCGCCGCGGGCGCGGTTGCCCACCTGATCGTGGTTCTGGGTGAAGATCACGAACCGCTCGGCGGGGAGATCGGCGCTGGCCGTGCCCCGGGCGCCGCCGAAGTACTCGGAGTGCTCTCCCTGGTAGGCGAAGCCCTCGCTGAGCGCGCGCGGCAGGTGGCGCCGGTCGCTGAAGTCGACGTAGTAGCCCCCCCGCTCACCGGTAAGGCGGACGTGGAGCGCGTGGTGGAAGTCGTCCGACCATACGGCGTCGAGGCCGAGGCCGCCCTGGGCCCGCGGCAGCACGATGTGGCGGTCGTTGTCGTGCGACTCGGCGATCACGTGGCCGGGGCGGCCGAGCCGGGCGGCCTCCGCCCGCACCGCCTCCGCGATCTCGGCCAGGATGTGCAGCGGGCTCGCGTCGAAAATCGAGTGGATGGCGTCCAGGCGCAGGCCGTCGACGTGGAACTCCCGGACCCAGTAGCGCGCGTTGTCGATGAAGTGCCGGCGCACGCCCGCGCCGTCGGGGCCGTCGAAGTTCACCGCCTGACCCCAGGGGGTCTTGTAGCGATCGGTGAAGTAGGGGCCGAACTCCCCGAGGTAGTTGCCCTCCGGGCCCAGGTGGTTGTAGACCACATCGAGCACGACGCTGAGGCCGCGGGCGTGGCAGGCGTCGACCAGGCGGCGGAGGCCCTGGGGCCCCCCGTAGGTCGACTGGGGGGCGTAGAGATGCACACCGTCGTAGCCCCAGTTGCGCGAGCCCGGGAACTCGGCGACGGGCATCAGCTCGATGGCGGTGACCCCGAGATCGGCGAGCTGGTTGAGGTGGGCGATGGCCGCCTCGAAGGTCCCGGCGGTGGTGAACGCCCCGACGTGTACCTCGTAGAAGACAAGGTCGGCGAGCCCGTGGCCGCCGAACCCCCCATCGGTCCAGGTGAAGACGGAGGGGTCCACCACCGCGGAGGGACCGTGCACCCCCTCCGGCTGCCAGCGCGACACGGGATCGGGGCGGTACCGCTCGCCGTCGAGCCGGTACTGATAGCGGGTGCCGGCCCCCAGGCGCCCCACGGTCAGCTCGAAGACGCCGTCGTCCAGGGGGGCCATGGGCTGGGGCCGGCGGCCCTCGAGGACCACCTCCACCGAGCGGCAGCGGGGTGCCCAGACATGGAAGGTCACGCCCTCGTGATGAAGGCTTGCGCCGAATCCGTTCATACGGTCCAATGTGGAGACTCCTGGCCCCGATCGCGCCGGGGGCCACGACAAAGGGCACGCGCCGATGGGCTATCCGTTCTCACTGGTCCTCCACACCCATCTTCCGATGGTGGTCAATCACGGTCGCTGGCCCCACGGCAGCGACTGGCTCTGCGAAGCGGCCTTCGAATGTTACCTGCCGTTGCTGGACGTGGTCCACCGTCTCGTCGCCGACGGCATTTCGCCCAAGTGGACGATCAACCTCTCGCCGGTTCTCACCGAGCAGCTTGCCTCCCCGGAGTTCCAGAAGGAGCTGGCCTTCTACTACGAAAACACCCGCCGCGCGTGCGTGGAGAGCCGGGAGCACTTCGGTCGCGAAGGCAGCCAGGACATGGTCAAGCTCACCCATTTCTGGGAGCAGTTCTACGAGCGGATGTGGGAGCTGCACCGCCGCATCGGCGGCGACATCCCGGGCACCTGCGCCGACCTCGAGCACCAGGGTCACATCGAGATTCTCACCTGCGCGGCGACCCATGGCTACCTGCCCCTCCTCTCCCGCGACGAGTCCATCCATCTCCAGCTCCGCACCGCGGTGGAGACGCACCGCCGCCACTTCGGCCGCGCTCCCCGCGGCATCTGGCTGCCCGAGTGCGCCTACCGGCCACGCTACGAGTGGACGCCGCCCACGGGCCCCGAGCAGAGCAAGACCCGGCAGGTCCGGCCGGGGATCGAGGAGATGCTGGCCGCCCACGGGCTCGAGTACTTCATCGCCGACGCGCACCTGATCGCCGCCGGCGCGCCCCTGTTCTTCTACCGTGACTACTTCCCCCTGCGCGGCGAGATCGTCGACGCGCCGCCGGAGATGCCCCGCACGGAGCGGCGCTCGCCCTATGCGCCCTGGCGGGTCGCCTCGCGTGGGGGCAACGGCAGCGCCATCGCCTTCTTCCGCGACCCCAAGACAACCCTGCAAGTGTGGAGCCGGGAGCACGGCTATCCCGGCGACTTCGCCTACCTCGAGTTCCACAAGAAGCACTTCCCGGGCGGATTGCGCTTCTGGCGCATCACCGATGCGGCGAAAGACCTGGGGACCAAGGCCCCCTACGAGCCCGAGGTCGCCGCCCAGCGCATCGCCCTGCAGGCCCGGCACTTCATCGAGCTCGTCCGCGACACCGCGGCCAAGGCCTCCACCCAGGGGCCGGCCCTCATCTGCTCGCCGTACGACGCGGAGCTGTTCGGCCACTGGTGGTTCGAGGGGCCGGCGTGGCTCGAGCAGGTGGCCCGCGGCTTCCAGGCCGCCGGGGTGACGGCGATGACGCTGGGCGAAGCGTTGGAGGCGGTGCCGCCGCGCGCGACCGTGTCGCTGCCGGAGGGCTCCTGGGGCGAGGGTGGCGATCACCGCGTGTGGCTCAACGCCCACACGGAGTGGACGTGGGACCGCGTCTACAGCGCCGAGGCCGAGTGGGTCGAGCTCCTCGGCCGGGCCGACGGGGCCAACGCGGACTTCCGGCGCGTGCTGGCGCAGGCGACGCGAGAGCTGTTGCTGCTCCAGGCCTCCGACTGGCAGTTCCTCATCACGACCTGGGCGGCCCGCGATTACGCCGAGCGCCGCGTCGCCGAGCACTACGCGGAGTTCAAGCACCTGGCTGAGCTGGCCCGCGCGCTGGCCGACGGCCAGGCCCTGTCGCCTGAGGCGGCGGGCATGCTGCGGCGCCTGGAGCGCGAGGACTTCTGCTTTCCCGAGCTCGATCCGGCCTGGGCCCGCGGCGGGGCCGGGGGCCATTGAGCGATGGCCCGACGCCCCCGCGTGCTCACGATGATCATGGCCGGCGGCAAGGGCGAGCGCCTGCACCCGCTGACGCGCGACCGCTCCAAGCCGGCGGTGCCGTTCGGCGGACGGCACCGGATCGTCGACTTCGTCCTGTCCAACTTCGTGAACTCGGAGCTGCTCTCGCTCTACATCCTCGTGCAGTACAAGTCGCAGTCGCTCATCGAGCACGTGCGCCTGGCCTGGCGGACGACCGGTATCGTCCCCGACTACTTCGTCACGGTGGTGCCGCCGCAGATGCGCACGGGCCCCGCCTGGTACCGGGGCACCGCCGACGCCGTGCTGCAGAACCTGAATCTCATCGACGACTTCAACCCCGACATCGTCGCGATCTTCGGCTCCGACCATATTTACCGGATGGACGTGAACCAGCTGCTCGGCTTCCACCGGGAGGCGGGCGCCGAGGTCACCGTGGCCGCCCGGCCGGTGCCCCTGGCCGACGCACCGCAGGTCGGCGTGCTCACGGTGGATGCGAGCGCGCGGGTCGTCGACTTCCACGAGAAGCCGGCCCACCCGACCCCGATGCCCGGCGACCCGCAGCGCGTCCTGGCTTCGATGGGCAATTACCTCTTCAACCGCTCCGTTCTGGCCGAGGCGCTCCTGGCCGACGCGCGGCGCAGCACCGACCACGACTTCGGCCGCTCGATCATCCCCGAGCTGGTCCCGACCCGACGCGTCTTCGCCTACGACTTCCAGCTCAACGAGGTGCCGGGCGTCAAGCCCTACGAGGAGCCGGGCTACTGGCGCGACGTGGGCACGATCGACGCGTACTGGCAGGCCCACATGGACCTGCTGGGCGAGGCGCCGCGCTTCGACATCGACAACCGCGACTGGCCCATCCGCACCGGGCAGTACCCCGGTCCGCCGGCACGCTTCATCGGCGGTGACGTCGACAACACCCAGATCGCCGAGGGCTCGTTGATCAAGCGGGCCACCATCCGCAACTCGATCCTGGGCCGCAGCGTGTGGGTCAACGAGGGCGCGGTGATCGAAGACTCGATCATCATGGACCACACCACGGTGGGCAAGGGCGCGCGCCTCCGGCGCGCCATCGTCGACCGCTTCAACATCGTCCCGGCCGATGCCGAGATCGGCCTCGATCCGGCCGCCGACCGGCGACGCTACCACGTCGATCCGGGCTCGGGCCTGGTGGTGGTGCCGCGGGGTGGGCGGCGCGAGTTCCTCACGTCCCTGGAAGAGCTCTGATGGCCGGCCGCTTCATCGCCATCCACGGCCACTTCTATCAGCCGCCGCGCGAGAACCCGTGGCTGGAGGCCGTCGAGGTGCAGGATGGAGCGGCGCCCTACCACGACTGGAACGAGCGGGTGACGGCGGAGTGCTACGCGCCGAACACCGCCGCCCGCCGCGTCGGTCAGGACAACCGGATCCTCGACATCGTCAACAACTTCGAGAAGATCTCCTTCAACGTGGGCCCCACCCTCATCGCCTGGCTCGAGCGCCACGTGCCGGACGTCCACGCCAGAATTCTGGAGGCCGACCGGCTGAGCGCGCAGGCCCACGGCGGGCACGGCAACGCGATCGCCCAGGTCTACAACCACATGATCCTGCCCCTGGCCATCCGGCGCGACAAGATCACGCAGGTGCTGTGGGGGTGCCGGGACTTCGAGAAGCGCTTCGGGCGTGAGCCCGAGGGCATGTGGCTGCCCGAGACGGCCGTGGACAACGAGTCTCTGGAGATCCTGGCCGAGGCAGGACTGAA
The nucleotide sequence above comes from Candidatus Methylomirabilota bacterium. Encoded proteins:
- a CDS encoding DUF4392 domain-containing protein is translated as MPASRSRLDAIDQVLALDLGGRGIGSFFTPGAALAAARALRGARHVLIATGFCVPPGLPETDGPPGAAVLGRALRRLGATVRYVTDPAVVEPLGAVLKALEEPVDIEIYPEGDGAAGALLDSERPTHLVAIERPGRARSGEYLSARGESVAAWNRPIDELFLVGGGGRRGPSQRARPVTIAVGDGGNEIGMGNVRSRLSREGRLMARIASVVGVDHLVVAGTSNWGAYGIVAALERLARRPLLHTPSLERRLIEACVDAGAVDGVLRRRTPTVDGLPLEAHTAVVELLRLAAPGRPAPAARRSGSKPDRV
- the treZ gene encoding malto-oligosyltrehalose trehalohydrolase encodes the protein MNGFGASLHHEGVTFHVWAPRCRSVEVVLEGRRPQPMAPLDDGVFELTVGRLGAGTRYQYRLDGERYRPDPVSRWQPEGVHGPSAVVDPSVFTWTDGGFGGHGLADLVFYEVHVGAFTTAGTFEAAIAHLNQLADLGVTAIELMPVAEFPGSRNWGYDGVHLYAPQSTYGGPQGLRRLVDACHARGLSVVLDVVYNHLGPEGNYLGEFGPYFTDRYKTPWGQAVNFDGPDGAGVRRHFIDNARYWVREFHVDGLRLDAIHSIFDASPLHILAEIAEAVRAEAARLGRPGHVIAESHDNDRHIVLPRAQGGLGLDAVWSDDFHHALHVRLTGERGGYYVDFSDRRHLPRALSEGFAYQGEHSEYFGGARGTASADLPAERFVIFTQNHDQVGNRARGERLGALVPFEALKLAAALMLVAPALPLLFMGEEYGETAPFQFFTSFLDPELAEAVRRGRAAEFSRFAWEGAIPDPTLPLTFVRSRLNHSLAAAPRHHALRDYYRAWLGLRRAHPALGARNKERTRVDLDPSGAVLTVTRASAEGDPVQLFANLTAERRPWVEPAGSRLLLDSADPRFGGEPRTYPLAPFQVLLFELAR
- a CDS encoding 1,4-alpha-glucan branching protein domain-containing protein, which produces MGYPFSLVLHTHLPMVVNHGRWPHGSDWLCEAAFECYLPLLDVVHRLVADGISPKWTINLSPVLTEQLASPEFQKELAFYYENTRRACVESREHFGREGSQDMVKLTHFWEQFYERMWELHRRIGGDIPGTCADLEHQGHIEILTCAATHGYLPLLSRDESIHLQLRTAVETHRRHFGRAPRGIWLPECAYRPRYEWTPPTGPEQSKTRQVRPGIEEMLAAHGLEYFIADAHLIAAGAPLFFYRDYFPLRGEIVDAPPEMPRTERRSPYAPWRVASRGGNGSAIAFFRDPKTTLQVWSREHGYPGDFAYLEFHKKHFPGGLRFWRITDAAKDLGTKAPYEPEVAAQRIALQARHFIELVRDTAAKASTQGPALICSPYDAELFGHWWFEGPAWLEQVARGFQAAGVTAMTLGEALEAVPPRATVSLPEGSWGEGGDHRVWLNAHTEWTWDRVYSAEAEWVELLGRADGANADFRRVLAQATRELLLLQASDWQFLITTWAARDYAERRVAEHYAEFKHLAELARALADGQALSPEAAGMLRRLEREDFCFPELDPAWARGGAGGH
- the glgC gene encoding glucose-1-phosphate adenylyltransferase yields the protein MARRPRVLTMIMAGGKGERLHPLTRDRSKPAVPFGGRHRIVDFVLSNFVNSELLSLYILVQYKSQSLIEHVRLAWRTTGIVPDYFVTVVPPQMRTGPAWYRGTADAVLQNLNLIDDFNPDIVAIFGSDHIYRMDVNQLLGFHREAGAEVTVAARPVPLADAPQVGVLTVDASARVVDFHEKPAHPTPMPGDPQRVLASMGNYLFNRSVLAEALLADARRSTDHDFGRSIIPELVPTRRVFAYDFQLNEVPGVKPYEEPGYWRDVGTIDAYWQAHMDLLGEAPRFDIDNRDWPIRTGQYPGPPARFIGGDVDNTQIAEGSLIKRATIRNSILGRSVWVNEGAVIEDSIIMDHTTVGKGARLRRAIVDRFNIVPADAEIGLDPAADRRRYHVDPGSGLVVVPRGGRREFLTSLEEL